A window from Nitrosopumilus adriaticus encodes these proteins:
- a CDS encoding tetratricopeptide repeat protein: MGNLKQYLFFDYYKEPQIVSEETIEETIEETIEETIEETIEETIEETIEETIEETIEETIEETIEETIEETIEETIDNSNSIITSAIKETPPTSESKSNTIEIKKTIQEKIIPTEIKKQTNLTVEDIELGLILNQINLECDKSMFTDTISYYDGMGPALYRLCDFDGSLEFFNQSLTENPNDVEILVNKGSALGKLGYFTEALIYYEHAIKINPEFLPAKNNKANALANLKDYEKAISIYEEILKKNPNYNSARKNLEIADSLNTPIVTLVDKPVQPSIKKIDYSENVLPKVTSTSNHEKEKPISLFDEIGLVFSNLGSVFDFLN, encoded by the coding sequence ATGGGGAATCTGAAGCAATATCTTTTTTTTGATTATTATAAGGAGCCTCAAATTGTATCTGAAGAAACAATTGAAGAAACAATTGAAGAAACAATTGAAGAAACAATTGAAGAAACAATTGAAGAAACAATTGAAGAAACAATTGAAGAAACAATTGAAGAAACAATTGAAGAAACAATTGAAGAAACAATTGAAGAAACAATTGAAGAAACAATTGAAGAAACAATTGATAATTCGAATTCCATTATAACGTCTGCAATTAAAGAAACTCCTCCAACTTCTGAATCAAAATCTAATACAATTGAAATCAAAAAAACTATTCAAGAAAAAATCATTCCAACTGAAATCAAAAAACAAACAAATCTTACTGTTGAGGATATTGAATTGGGACTAATTCTAAACCAAATTAATTTGGAATGTGACAAAAGCATGTTTACTGATACTATATCTTACTATGATGGAATGGGCCCTGCACTGTATAGATTATGTGATTTTGATGGATCTTTGGAATTCTTTAATCAATCCCTAACTGAAAATCCAAACGATGTGGAAATTCTAGTAAACAAAGGCTCTGCCTTGGGGAAATTGGGATATTTCACTGAGGCTCTAATCTACTATGAACATGCTATCAAAATCAATCCCGAATTCTTACCTGCCAAAAATAACAAGGCAAATGCACTTGCAAATTTGAAAGATTATGAAAAAGCTATTTCAATTTATGAAGAAATTTTAAAGAAAAATCCAAACTATAATTCAGCAAGAAAAAATCTTGAAATTGCAGATTCATTAAACACTCCAATTGTAACTTTAGTTGATAAGCCAGTACAACCAAGTATCAAAAAAATAGATTACTCTGAAAATGTATTGCCGAAAGTTACTAGTACTTCAAATCATGAAAAGGAAAAACCAATTTCCTTGTTTGATGAAATTGGTTTAGTATTTTCAAATTTGGGTTCTGTGTTTGATTTTCTGAACTAA
- a CDS encoding NusA-like transcription termination signal-binding factor — MTQSIKLSTDQMRMMSLFQNVTGATARDCVEDEKQDRVIFVVNTGKMGLAIGKGGVHIKSLQNIVKRNVELVEYDEDPAKFLSSLLNSKLISEVKINTRADGTKQAIVMVDPRKKGIVVGREGRNAEKARLLAKRYFDITSVLINSPERATMEM; from the coding sequence ATGACACAGTCAATTAAACTCTCAACAGATCAAATGCGTATGATGTCACTTTTCCAAAATGTAACTGGTGCAACTGCACGTGATTGCGTTGAGGATGAAAAGCAAGATAGAGTAATTTTTGTAGTTAATACTGGTAAAATGGGATTGGCAATTGGAAAAGGTGGTGTTCATATCAAATCATTACAAAATATTGTTAAAAGAAATGTAGAATTAGTAGAATATGATGAAGATCCAGCAAAATTCTTGTCTTCTTTGCTTAATTCAAAACTAATTTCTGAAGTAAAAATAAATACACGAGCAGATGGGACAAAACAGGCAATCGTAATGGTGGATCCAAGAAAGAAAGGAATTGTAGTTGGACGAGAAGGTAGAAATGCTGAGAAAGCAAGGCTTCTTGCAAAACGATATTTTGATATTACCAGCGTACTGATTAACAGTCCTGAACGTGCTACTATGGAGATGTAA
- a CDS encoding DNA-directed RNA polymerase subunit B: MADPSTKRWPVIQDILKREGIARQHLNSFDEFLERGLQSIINEVGQIDIENAEYPYKIQLGKVKLQQPRMMELDGSITHITPAEARLRNVSYSAPVMMEASVVEDGKILESRFVHVGDVPVMAKSNACILHNFSTQKLIEHGEDPNDPGGYFIINGSERVIVGLEDLSYNKIIVDRETVGGNIVFKAKVYSSIVGYRAKLELVMKNDGLIVARIPGSPVDIPVVTLMRALGLESDREIAAVVSLVDDLQDELEGSFEKAGDVPTSKDAIVYISKRIAPGMLEEFQIKRAETLLDWGLLPHLGKHPENRKEKAQFLGEAACKLLELKLGWITPDDKDHYGNKVIKFAGQMLADLFRTAFRNLVRDMKYQLERSGQKRGINAVAAAIRPGIITDKLNNAIATGNWGRGRVGVTQLLDRTNYLSTISHLRRIQSPLSRTQPNFEARDLHATHFGRICPSETPEGSNCGLVKNLALSGIISVNVPSEEIVEKLYDLGTVHFFDAKEDLKKDGTRVFVDGRLIGYYKDGQELAESLRDLRRNSKIHPHVGVSFHKSDIEGSTRRLYVNCNAGRVLRPLIIIKDNKSLLTQDLLDKISKKLLSWTDLLRMGVLEMIDANEEENCYVTLDEKDTKKHTHLEVFPPAILGAGASIIPYPEHNQSPRNTYESAMAKQSLGFSTPMMNTSTYVRQHFMLYPQVPIVNTKAMKLLGLEDRPAGQNCVVAVLPFDGYNIEDAIVLSKASVDRGLGRTFFYRIYDAEAKQYPGGMRDTFEIPNAEDNIRGYKGERAYRLLEEDGVVASEAPVKGGDILIGKTSPPRFMEEYREFESSGPYRRDTSIGVRPSETGVVDTVVMTQSNEGGKMYKIRARDMRIPEIGDKFASRHGQKGVLGILAKAEDLPYTAEGMSPDVLINPHAFPSRMTVGMMMESVCGKAAAFRGKRFDGSAFVGEKMDEVKEVMDAHGFKYSGKEVMYDGRTGKPFPVDVFIGVVYYQKLHHMVADKIHARARGQVQMLTKQPTEGRARGGGLRFGEMERDCLIAYGASMILKDRLLDESDKSDIFVCERCGLVAYHDVKQRKYVCRVCGDKAKVSSVSVAYAFKLLLQEMQSLNVAPRLLIKEKI, from the coding sequence ATGGCAGATCCTTCTACCAAACGTTGGCCCGTAATTCAAGATATTTTAAAACGTGAAGGTATTGCACGTCAACATCTAAACTCCTTTGATGAATTCCTAGAAAGAGGATTACAAAGTATCATCAATGAGGTAGGTCAAATTGATATTGAAAATGCTGAATATCCTTACAAAATTCAACTAGGAAAAGTTAAACTCCAACAACCAAGAATGATGGAACTTGATGGTTCTATTACTCACATTACTCCCGCTGAGGCAAGACTGAGAAATGTTTCATATTCTGCACCTGTAATGATGGAGGCAAGTGTTGTAGAAGATGGTAAAATTTTGGAATCAAGATTTGTTCATGTTGGTGACGTACCAGTAATGGCAAAATCAAATGCATGCATCTTACATAATTTCTCTACTCAAAAATTAATTGAACATGGTGAAGATCCAAATGATCCAGGTGGTTACTTTATCATTAATGGTTCTGAGAGAGTCATAGTAGGACTCGAAGATCTTTCATACAACAAAATTATTGTTGATAGAGAAACTGTTGGTGGAAACATTGTTTTCAAAGCTAAAGTATATTCATCAATTGTTGGTTATCGTGCAAAATTAGAACTTGTAATGAAAAATGATGGTTTGATTGTAGCTAGAATCCCTGGCTCTCCTGTTGATATCCCCGTTGTCACATTAATGAGGGCACTTGGATTGGAATCTGATAGAGAAATTGCGGCAGTAGTTTCATTGGTAGATGACTTGCAAGATGAATTAGAAGGCTCCTTTGAAAAAGCAGGTGATGTTCCAACATCTAAAGATGCTATTGTTTACATCAGTAAAAGAATCGCACCTGGAATGTTAGAGGAATTCCAAATCAAACGTGCTGAGACTTTACTTGATTGGGGATTGTTACCACATTTGGGTAAACATCCCGAGAACAGAAAAGAGAAAGCACAATTCTTAGGTGAGGCAGCTTGTAAATTATTAGAATTAAAACTCGGCTGGATTACTCCTGATGACAAGGATCATTATGGAAACAAAGTAATCAAATTTGCCGGACAAATGTTAGCAGATCTATTTAGAACTGCATTTAGAAATTTGGTCCGAGACATGAAATACCAATTAGAAAGATCAGGTCAAAAACGTGGAATCAATGCAGTCGCTGCTGCAATTCGTCCAGGAATTATCACTGATAAACTAAACAATGCCATTGCAACAGGAAACTGGGGACGAGGACGTGTCGGTGTTACTCAATTACTTGATAGAACAAACTATCTCTCAACAATTAGCCATCTTAGAAGAATTCAATCTCCTCTTAGTAGAACACAGCCAAACTTTGAGGCAAGAGACTTGCATGCTACTCACTTTGGAAGAATTTGTCCTAGTGAAACTCCTGAAGGCTCCAACTGTGGTTTGGTAAAAAATCTTGCACTATCTGGAATTATCTCAGTAAATGTCCCATCTGAAGAAATTGTAGAAAAACTCTATGATCTTGGAACTGTACATTTCTTTGATGCAAAAGAAGATTTGAAGAAAGATGGAACCCGCGTATTTGTTGATGGTCGTCTTATTGGCTATTATAAAGACGGTCAAGAACTAGCTGAATCTCTAAGAGATCTTAGAAGAAACTCAAAGATACATCCTCACGTTGGAGTCTCATTCCATAAATCTGACATTGAAGGATCGACAAGAAGACTTTATGTAAATTGCAATGCTGGACGTGTTTTGAGACCACTGATAATTATCAAAGATAACAAATCATTACTAACCCAAGATCTGTTGGATAAAATTTCAAAGAAATTACTTTCTTGGACTGATCTTTTGAGAATGGGTGTTTTAGAAATGATTGATGCTAATGAAGAAGAAAATTGCTATGTTACTTTGGATGAAAAAGATACAAAGAAACACACTCATCTTGAAGTCTTCCCACCAGCAATCTTGGGTGCAGGAGCTTCTATCATTCCATATCCTGAACATAACCAGTCTCCAAGAAATACATACGAGTCTGCAATGGCAAAACAAAGTTTAGGATTCTCAACACCGATGATGAATACTAGTACTTACGTTAGACAACACTTTATGCTATATCCTCAAGTTCCAATTGTAAACACCAAAGCAATGAAGCTTTTAGGATTGGAAGATAGACCTGCAGGTCAGAACTGTGTAGTTGCAGTATTACCATTTGATGGATATAACATCGAAGATGCAATTGTACTTAGCAAGGCATCTGTTGATAGGGGTTTGGGTAGAACTTTCTTTTATAGAATTTATGATGCCGAGGCAAAACAATACCCTGGTGGAATGCGTGATACTTTTGAAATTCCTAATGCTGAAGATAACATTAGAGGTTACAAGGGAGAGAGAGCATATAGATTACTTGAAGAAGATGGTGTTGTTGCATCAGAAGCACCAGTAAAGGGTGGGGATATTTTAATTGGAAAAACCAGTCCTCCAAGATTTATGGAAGAATATAGAGAGTTTGAATCTTCAGGTCCTTACAGACGAGATACCTCAATTGGTGTAAGACCATCTGAAACTGGTGTTGTTGATACTGTAGTAATGACTCAATCAAATGAAGGTGGAAAAATGTACAAGATTCGGGCAAGAGATATGAGAATACCTGAAATTGGTGACAAGTTTGCATCAAGACACGGACAAAAAGGTGTTCTTGGAATTTTAGCTAAAGCAGAAGATTTACCATATACTGCAGAAGGAATGTCTCCTGACGTTTTAATTAATCCTCATGCATTCCCATCAAGAATGACTGTTGGAATGATGATGGAATCTGTATGTGGAAAAGCTGCTGCATTTCGTGGAAAGCGATTTGATGGTTCAGCATTTGTAGGAGAAAAAATGGATGAGGTCAAGGAAGTAATGGATGCACATGGTTTCAAATATTCTGGTAAAGAAGTGATGTATGACGGAAGAACTGGAAAACCATTCCCAGTAGATGTCTTTATTGGTGTTGTGTACTATCAAAAACTTCATCACATGGTTGCAGACAAAATCCATGCAAGAGCACGTGGACAAGTTCAGATGTTAACTAAACAACCAACTGAAGGTAGAGCAAGAGGTGGTGGATTAAGATTTGGTGAAATGGAGAGAGATTGCTTGATTGCTTATGGTGCTTCAATGATTCTAAAAGATAGATTGCTAGATGAATCTGACAAATCTGATATCTTTGTATGTGAAAGATGTGGTCTAGTTGCTTATCATGATGTTAAACAAAGAAAATATGTCTGCCGAGTTTGTGGCGATAAAGCCAAAGTCTCATCAGTATCAGTGGCATATGCATTCAAACTACTCTTACAAGAAATGCAGAGTCTTAACGTTGCACCACGTCTATTAATCAAGGAGAAAATCTAA
- a CDS encoding ribosomal L7Ae/L30e/S12e/Gadd45 family protein, with protein sequence MSKLLEKSLKDARKEDQLTFGTKQVLNSLKNSKLIVLSQSVSKEMVEKIESDAKKEKVPLVNFQGTSVALGRLCGLQFRISTISFTSITDANIKSILKDTEAEEKNE encoded by the coding sequence ATGAGTAAACTACTTGAAAAATCATTAAAGGATGCCCGAAAAGAAGATCAATTAACATTCGGAACAAAACAAGTTTTGAACTCTCTAAAAAATTCCAAGCTAATTGTATTATCTCAATCAGTGAGTAAAGAAATGGTTGAGAAAATTGAATCAGATGCAAAAAAAGAAAAAGTACCTCTAGTCAACTTTCAAGGGACTTCAGTCGCACTAGGAAGATTATGCGGCTTACAATTTAGAATTTCAACAATTTCATTTACATCAATAACTGACGCAAACATAAAATCAATTTTAAAAGATACAGAAGCTGAGGAAAAAAATGAATAA
- a CDS encoding 30S ribosomal protein S7 — translation MAQTKNLLLFRKWDLSDIEIKDPGLKTAISLRKQILPYTYGRSALKRFNKADVNIVERLINKTMHFGKKYAKNTGRMTGKKTKLLNTVKTSFDIIALKTGQNPVEVLVRAIEFSAPNEDTTRIVYGGTVYHVSVDVAPIRRVDLALKFIADAIKEATFSNPKPIEEHMAEQIMLAAVNDPNAPSVKKKNELERIAQASR, via the coding sequence ATGGCACAAACTAAAAACTTGTTATTATTTAGAAAATGGGATTTATCTGATATTGAAATCAAAGATCCTGGACTAAAAACTGCCATCTCTTTGAGAAAACAAATTTTACCTTACACTTATGGTCGTTCTGCATTAAAACGATTCAATAAAGCAGATGTTAACATTGTTGAGAGATTAATCAACAAAACAATGCATTTTGGAAAAAAATATGCAAAGAACACAGGACGAATGACTGGAAAGAAAACTAAACTTCTAAACACTGTAAAAACTTCTTTTGATATTATTGCGCTAAAGACTGGACAAAACCCAGTTGAAGTCTTAGTTAGAGCAATCGAGTTTTCTGCACCAAATGAAGACACTACTAGAATCGTTTATGGTGGTACTGTTTATCACGTATCTGTTGATGTTGCTCCAATCAGACGAGTTGACTTGGCACTAAAGTTCATAGCTGATGCAATCAAAGAGGCAACATTTTCCAATCCAAAACCAATCGAGGAACATATGGCCGAGCAAATAATGCTTGCAGCTGTAAATGATCCTAATGCACCTTCTGTAAAGAAGAAAAATGAGCTAGAAAGAATAGCACAAGCATCAAGATAG
- a CDS encoding DNA-directed RNA polymerase subunit A', protein MSLQAIKSIDGIRFSVWSPTEVRKYSVAEITAPETYDEDGMPVQGGLMDGRLGTLEPGQKCLTCGNTAARCPGHFGHIELAEPILHIAFIDNIYKLLQSTCRSCARLKVPQEDLNEFKKIKDKHAAYTVISQKRIPEQIIEKAKKAKECPHCGKTQYELVFTKPTIFVEKTEIGEHRLLPITIRERFSQILDEDLQLLSYDPVTARPEWFILQALPVPPVTVRPSIILETGIRSEDDLTHKMVDIIRVNQRLKESKEAGTPPLIVQDLVDLLQYHSTTYFDNEVSGIPQAHHRSGRPLKTLTQRLKGKEGRFRGSLSGKRVDFSSRTVISPDPNLDLSEVGVPEQVAMKLTIPEIVTEWNIERMRKLVINGPEKFPGVNYIVRPDGVKIRLDFVEDRSTIAETLEIGYLIERHLADGDIVMFNRQPSLHQMSIMAHYVRVLPGKTFRLHPSVCPPYNADFDGDEMNLHVPQSEEARAEAILLMRVQDQLISPRYGGPIIGALRDFVTGAYLLTKDGTTLSVQEFSNLAMLGGYKDALPKPGTKTKDGPAYTGKQLFSLFLPKDFNYVLTSKWSKGTSGPAKDVVIKKGELISGVIDKTSIGAEEPESVLHRITKDYGNAVGKNFLNSILIMVKQFITSYGFSYGFGDLEVPEKEKQQILDDIQATYDVVSDLTHQYEKGTLKLTRGMRAEEALEAYIVNELGKARDKAGSTANNSLDDTNAGKIMATTGARGSSLNVGQMAGALGQQSRRGNRMNDGYHNRALTHFQEHDNNPDAHGFVKSNYREGLSALEFFFHAMGGREGLVDTAVRTQQSGYMQRRLINALEHIRLEYDGTVRDPHGHIVQFLYGEDGIDVAKSDHGEAFNASRLAESQTMIDSGKKATKDEIDSAIKKYTKTFSPRLTSLVSEALHESSLSKDGVEAVCKKGLSLYNKAKVEPGQAVGIITAQSIGEPGTQMTLRTFHFAGIKERNVTLGLPRLIELVDARKKPVTPTMDIYLDNESKKSREKAIEVARNVLQTKISALIATSETDYSTEIKLILSENRLKERGCSIAEVEASLASNKKFKMETVGELITLKLVEESDTATVIAIRNKVLNTTVKGVPDVERVTLVQKDDEWVIQTTGSNIAKVLEVKGIDKTNVRTNNVFEIAGTLGIEAARNALIDELNHTLGDQGLEVDNRYIMLVSDLMCSRGYMQQIGRHGIAGTKDSVLARAAFEITVPTIAHAALGGEVEQLKGITENVIVGSNIPIGSGTVDLYMQVSKKK, encoded by the coding sequence ATGTCCCTTCAAGCTATCAAATCAATTGACGGAATTCGTTTTTCTGTATGGTCTCCAACTGAAGTTAGAAAATACTCTGTTGCAGAAATCACTGCTCCTGAAACATATGATGAAGATGGAATGCCAGTTCAAGGCGGTCTTATGGATGGACGACTTGGAACTCTTGAACCTGGACAAAAATGTCTAACATGTGGAAATACAGCAGCCAGATGTCCTGGACACTTTGGACATATTGAACTTGCAGAACCAATTTTACATATTGCATTCATTGATAATATTTACAAACTATTACAATCAACATGTCGCTCATGTGCAAGACTCAAAGTCCCACAAGAAGATTTGAATGAATTCAAAAAAATCAAAGACAAACATGCTGCATATACTGTAATTTCTCAAAAACGTATTCCAGAACAAATTATAGAAAAAGCAAAGAAAGCAAAAGAATGTCCACATTGTGGAAAGACACAGTATGAGCTAGTATTTACAAAACCAACTATCTTCGTTGAGAAAACAGAGATTGGTGAACATAGATTACTTCCAATTACAATTAGAGAAAGATTCTCACAAATTCTTGATGAAGACTTGCAATTGCTATCATATGATCCTGTCACTGCTCGACCTGAGTGGTTTATTCTTCAAGCATTACCAGTACCACCAGTAACTGTAAGACCATCAATTATTCTTGAGACAGGAATTAGATCTGAGGATGATTTGACACACAAAATGGTAGATATCATCAGAGTTAATCAAAGACTAAAAGAAAGTAAAGAGGCAGGAACACCGCCACTCATTGTACAAGACCTAGTTGACCTGTTACAATATCACTCTACAACATATTTTGATAATGAAGTTTCTGGAATTCCACAAGCTCATCATCGTTCTGGACGTCCACTTAAAACATTAACTCAAAGACTAAAAGGAAAAGAAGGACGATTCAGAGGTTCACTCTCTGGAAAGAGGGTTGACTTTTCAAGTAGAACTGTAATTTCCCCTGATCCTAACTTGGATTTGTCTGAAGTTGGAGTTCCTGAACAAGTAGCCATGAAACTAACAATCCCTGAAATTGTTACAGAATGGAATATTGAGAGAATGCGAAAACTCGTAATTAACGGACCTGAAAAATTCCCAGGTGTCAACTATATCGTTAGACCTGATGGTGTAAAGATTAGATTGGATTTTGTAGAAGACCGTTCTACTATTGCAGAAACCCTTGAGATTGGTTATCTAATTGAAAGACATCTTGCAGACGGTGATATTGTCATGTTTAACAGACAACCTTCACTTCACCAGATGTCAATTATGGCTCACTATGTGAGAGTACTCCCTGGTAAAACTTTCAGATTGCATCCTTCAGTGTGTCCTCCATACAACGCAGATTTTGATGGTGATGAGATGAACCTTCACGTTCCTCAAAGTGAGGAGGCCAGAGCAGAAGCAATTCTTTTGATGAGAGTTCAAGATCAATTAATCTCTCCTAGATATGGTGGTCCAATCATTGGCGCACTAAGAGACTTTGTTACTGGTGCATATCTTCTAACAAAAGACGGAACAACTCTTTCTGTTCAAGAATTCTCAAACCTTGCAATGCTTGGCGGTTACAAAGACGCACTTCCAAAGCCCGGTACTAAAACTAAAGATGGTCCAGCCTACACTGGAAAACAACTATTTTCACTATTCCTTCCAAAAGACTTCAACTATGTCCTTACATCAAAATGGTCAAAGGGTACAAGCGGTCCTGCAAAAGATGTTGTAATTAAAAAAGGTGAACTCATCAGTGGTGTGATTGACAAAACATCAATTGGTGCAGAAGAACCAGAAAGTGTCTTACACCGAATTACAAAAGACTATGGAAATGCAGTTGGAAAGAATTTCTTAAACTCTATTCTAATTATGGTAAAACAATTCATCACAAGTTATGGTTTCAGTTATGGCTTTGGTGATCTTGAAGTACCAGAAAAAGAAAAACAACAGATTCTAGATGATATTCAAGCAACTTATGATGTTGTATCTGATTTAACTCATCAATATGAAAAAGGAACCCTGAAACTTACAAGAGGAATGAGAGCTGAAGAGGCACTTGAAGCATACATTGTAAATGAATTGGGTAAAGCAAGAGACAAAGCCGGCTCTACTGCAAATAATTCCCTTGATGACACTAATGCTGGAAAAATTATGGCTACAACAGGTGCTAGAGGTTCATCTCTTAACGTAGGTCAGATGGCAGGTGCATTAGGACAACAGTCAAGAAGAGGAAATAGAATGAATGATGGTTATCATAATCGTGCATTGACCCATTTCCAAGAACATGATAATAATCCCGATGCACACGGATTTGTAAAATCCAATTATAGAGAAGGTCTTTCTGCATTAGAATTCTTCTTCCACGCAATGGGTGGACGTGAAGGACTTGTAGATACTGCAGTTAGAACCCAACAAAGTGGTTACATGCAGCGTAGATTGATCAACGCATTAGAACACATTAGATTAGAATATGATGGAACAGTAAGAGATCCACACGGTCACATTGTACAATTCCTTTACGGTGAAGATGGAATTGATGTTGCAAAAAGTGATCATGGTGAAGCATTTAACGCTAGTAGACTAGCTGAATCTCAAACCATGATTGATTCTGGTAAAAAAGCAACAAAAGATGAAATTGATTCTGCCATTAAAAAATACACAAAGACATTCAGTCCAAGACTAACCTCTCTTGTTTCTGAAGCCTTGCATGAGTCTTCTTTAAGTAAAGATGGTGTGGAAGCAGTTTGTAAGAAAGGATTATCACTGTACAACAAAGCCAAAGTGGAGCCAGGACAAGCAGTCGGAATTATTACTGCACAATCAATTGGTGAACCTGGAACTCAGATGACTTTGAGAACATTCCACTTTGCAGGAATTAAAGAAAGAAACGTAACTTTGGGTCTTCCAAGATTAATTGAATTAGTTGACGCAAGAAAGAAACCTGTAACTCCAACTATGGATATCTATCTTGATAACGAATCAAAGAAATCTCGAGAAAAAGCAATTGAAGTTGCAAGAAATGTATTACAAACTAAAATCAGTGCGTTAATTGCAACCAGTGAAACTGACTATTCTACTGAAATCAAATTAATCTTAAGTGAAAATAGGCTCAAAGAAAGGGGTTGCTCAATTGCTGAGGTTGAAGCATCACTTGCATCCAACAAGAAATTCAAAATGGAGACAGTTGGTGAACTGATTACTCTCAAACTAGTTGAAGAGTCTGACACTGCTACTGTAATTGCAATTAGAAATAAAGTTCTAAACACTACCGTAAAGGGAGTTCCTGACGTTGAACGTGTAACACTGGTTCAAAAAGATGATGAATGGGTAATTCAAACAACTGGTTCAAACATTGCCAAAGTTCTTGAAGTAAAGGGCATTGACAAAACAAATGTCAGAACAAACAATGTCTTTGAAATTGCAGGAACTCTGGGTATTGAGGCTGCAAGAAACGCATTGATTGATGAACTCAATCACACACTAGGCGACCAAGGATTGGAGGTAGATAATAGATACATTATGTTAGTATCTGATTTGATGTGCTCAAGAGGATACATGCAACAAATCGGTAGACACGGAATTGCAGGTACCAAAGACAGTGTCCTTGCAAGAGCCGCATTTGAAATTACAGTTCCAACCATTGCACATGCTGCACTTGGCGGGGAAGTGGAACAACTCAAGGGTATCACTGAAAATGTAATTGTCGGTAGTAACATTCCAATCGGAAGTGGAACTGTTGACTTGTACATGCAAGTAAGTAAAAAGAAATAA
- a CDS encoding DNA-directed RNA polymerase subunit H, whose protein sequence is MATKKNQVLVPDHIYVPKHEIISKQEAEEVLKKYNCKPTELPLIFVNDPAILGLGIKPGDMIKITRKSPTAGESLYYRYVVEV, encoded by the coding sequence ATGGCAACTAAAAAAAATCAAGTTCTAGTACCTGATCATATCTATGTACCAAAACATGAGATTATTTCAAAACAAGAAGCTGAAGAAGTTTTGAAAAAATACAACTGTAAACCAACAGAATTGCCTTTAATCTTTGTAAACGATCCTGCAATTTTGGGACTTGGAATAAAACCTGGTGATATGATAAAAATTACTAGAAAAAGCCCAACTGCCGGTGAGAGTCTCTATTACAGATACGTGGTGGAAGTATAA
- a CDS encoding 30S ribosomal protein S12, with translation MRKSPLGLFAGRVLTTKKKKQRWAISTYKRRKLGIDKKADPLGGAPQGRGIVLEKVGIAAKQPNSAIRKCVRVQLIKNGKTVTAFLPRDGAMNFIDEHDEVHIQGMGATQGGAMGDIPGVRFKVFKVNGTSLHELVIGKKEKPRR, from the coding sequence ATGAGAAAATCACCACTTGGATTATTTGCTGGCAGAGTTTTAACTACTAAAAAGAAAAAACAGAGGTGGGCAATTTCAACATACAAGAGAAGAAAACTTGGAATTGATAAAAAAGCAGATCCACTTGGAGGTGCTCCTCAAGGCCGTGGTATTGTTTTAGAAAAAGTAGGAATTGCTGCAAAACAACCAAACTCCGCTATTAGAAAATGTGTTAGAGTTCAATTAATTAAAAATGGTAAAACCGTTACTGCATTCTTGCCACGAGACGGTGCAATGAACTTTATTGATGAACACGACGAAGTTCATATTCAAGGAATGGGTGCAACACAAGGTGGTGCAATGGGAGATATCCCTGGTGTTAGATTCAAAGTTTTCAAAGTAAATGGTACATCACTTCATGAACTAGTAATTGGAAAGAAAGAGAAACCAAGGAGATAG
- a CDS encoding LSM domain-containing protein, with the protein MADEITNLMNNSKDKLVLLRLRNTRTIQGILKDFDIHMNLTLEDAEDVTEEKHEKIGKTLLRGDNILLVSLPEDES; encoded by the coding sequence ATGGCCGATGAAATTACAAATCTAATGAACAACAGCAAAGATAAGCTTGTCTTACTTCGTTTAAGAAATACTAGAACTATTCAAGGAATTCTCAAAGACTTTGATATTCACATGAATTTGACATTAGAAGATGCTGAAGATGTGACTGAAGAAAAGCATGAAAAGATTGGAAAGACTCTACTGCGTGGAGATAATATTTTACTCGTCTCTCTTCCAGAAGACGAATCCTAG